From Ailuropoda melanoleuca isolate Jingjing unplaced genomic scaffold, ASM200744v2 unplaced-scaffold3351, whole genome shotgun sequence, one genomic window encodes:
- the LOC117798741 gene encoding rho GTPase-activating protein 20-like, with protein sequence MSLPMLGITGSEKDHQLWVSSGKETAPRLLIGHEHPYGIKMSHLPSTTLLPQTPEDSNSPSTLQESLLLEQGIAEMQGQFILKPRHLTQNQQGRDSGQNTVKRRSFRNWAFRPSASPCQDNQCTVPPSAKPGQLFRVSLMDVCDKDNLPSAILVGFLILVFNGPPEEDKL encoded by the exons ATGTCACTACCAATGCTAGGAATAACT GGCTCCGAGAAAGACCACCAGCTGTGGGTGAGTTCTGGCAAGGAAACGGCCCCACGCCTGCTCATTG gaCATGAACATCCCTATGGAATTAAAATGAGCCATCTTCCATCTACTACACTGCTGCCACAGACACCGGAGGACTCCAACTCCCCTTCTACCCTCCAGGAGTCCCTCCTTCTGGAGCAGGGCATCGCAGAGATGCAAGGCCAGTTCATCCTGAAGCCCAGGCACCTGACCCAGAACCAGCAAGGGAGAG ACTCAGGCCAGAATACAGTTAAAAGGCGTTCTTTCAGAAACTGGGCCTTTAGGCCAAGCGCGAGCCCTTGCCAGGACAACCAGTGCACAGTGCCACCTTCTGCAAAGCCAGGACAGCTCTTCAGAGTTTCCCTCATGGATGTGTGTGACAAGGACAACTTGCCCTCTGCAATTCTGGTAGGTTTTCTCATTTTGGTCTTCAATGGCCCTCCTGAGGAGGACAAACTCTGA